In one Paramisgurnus dabryanus chromosome 21, PD_genome_1.1, whole genome shotgun sequence genomic region, the following are encoded:
- the mtfr2 gene encoding mitochondrial fission regulator 2 → MSLLEDIADLLRCVLEYFGVPADMLVPVWDSTQCGQYRSIVRMIGTNLPLSPYPRLRFQIPLQTFNTHGHIDVSVDAPAIPTLADVLWLVEDEGEIHTKFRNAVPLRNHCVQQGFEIPSVRSERPLPVSVHAERGGRVLGQSTQPEALQKISALEEELQKLRAQIAMIVIAPTADTSTPCSTPLRPPILTSTPVCPPPPPPPPPPPMAVGSSMEVSVTEVIRQRQAAKRGKAEQIEPRVGVAPAALPSMLEVLRDINHVKLRSVERSPGGTPVRRRRSKGVACASDPAALIAEALKRKFAHRQRDDSFGKENRSAELSPFSSPDTPKIFHHTRRSQGRIHL, encoded by the exons ATGTCTTTGCTGGAGGACATCGCTGATTTGCTGAGATGTGTACTAGAATACTTTGGAGTCCCGGCTGACATG TTGGTTCCGGTATGGGACAGTACTCAGTGTGGACAGTACCGCAGCATTGTTCGAATGATTGGGACAAACCTTCCCCTCTCTCCTTATCCCCGTCTGCGCTTTCAG ATTCCTTTGCAGACATTCAATACACATGGCCACATTGATGTTTCAGTAGACGCTCCAGCTATTCCTACATTAGCTGATGTGCTTTGGCTGGTGGAAGATGAGGGGGAGATCCACACTAAATTCAG GAATGCTGTCCCTCTTAGGAATCACTGTGTACAGCAAGGCTTTGAGATTCCCTCAGTGAGATCTGAACGGCCATTGCCTGTGTCCGTGCATGCTGAGAGAGGAGGCAGGGTGTTAGGACAGAGCACCCAACCAGAAGCCCTGCAGAAGATCTCTGCTCTGGAGGAGGAGCTTCAAAAACTGCGAGCACAGATTGCAATGATAGTCATTGCTCCAACAG CTGACACCAGTACCCCATGCTCTACACCTCTACGACCTCCTATCCTCACTTCAACTCCTGTGTGTCCTCCTCCGCCCCCTCCACCCCCACCTCCTCCTATGGCTGTGGGCAGCTCCATGGAGGTGTCTGTGACGGAGGTGATCCGACAGAGACAGGCAGCGAAAAGAGGAAAGGCAGAGCAGATAGAGCCCCGTGTGGGTGTGGCACCTGCTGCTCTGCCATCCATGTTGGAGGTGTTGAGAGACATTAATCACGTCAAACTGCGTTCGGTGGAGAG ATCTCCAGGTGGAACACCAGTAAGAAGACGGAGGAGTAAAGGTGTAGCGTGTGCGTCCGACCCAGCGGCTCTCATCGCCGAAGCACTGAAACGAAAATTtgcacacagacagagagacgATTCGTTTGGCAAAGAGAACCGCTCAGCTGAACTTTCTCCATTCAGCAGTCCAGACACACCCAAA ATCTTCCATCACACCAGACGCAGCCAGGGACGCATTCACCTTTGA